DNA sequence from the Oxalobacteraceae sp. CFBP 8761 genome:
GGCGGCATGTGCTTCCATCCGTTCGTCGGCCCACATACCGCCGCTCTAGATGACGTTACAGTTGTCTCATCGGCCACACGGCCTTCGCTTACAGGAGACGACCATGGATTCCATCAACCGCAACCAGCCCGAAGAAAACCGCCGCGATCTGGCAGGCGCTGAAGCCATCGAACGCATCAAGGACATCATCGACGATGCCGAGACCGGCTTCTTCATCACCGGCGGCGGTACGGGCGACAGCCGCGGCGTGCGCCCGATGAGCGTGCGCGAGACCGACGACAACGGCGCCATCTGGTACCTGGGCGCAATCGACAGCCACACGAATCAGGAACTGCAGGCCAACCCGACCGTCAAACTGTTCTTCCAGGCAGGCGAAAACGCCGGCTTCCTCGAACTCGACGGCCACGCCGAAGTCTCGCAGGACAAGGCCCGCATCAAGCAACTGTGGGAGCCGCTGCTGAAAACCTGGTTCACCGAAGGCGAGGATGACCCGCGCATCATCGTGATCAAGGTGACCCCGAAGTCCGGTTATTATTGGGACAACAAGCACGGCGGCATCGTCGCCGGTGCAAAGATGGCGATCGGCGCCGTGATCGGCAAGACGCTGGATGACTCCATTGAAGGCACGCTGACCTTCTAAACCAGGAAGGGCGGGCCCATGCATGTAATTCTGGTGACGATGGGCTCGGCCGGGGACCTGTTCCCGTTCCTGTGGATCGGGCGCGCCTTGCGCGAGCGCGGGCACCGGGTCGATTTTCTCGGGCCCGACCTGCATGCACTGTATGTCGATGCGGCTGGCCTCACCTTTCATGGGTTGCCCGCCGACCCGGCCGTGCTCGACCATCCCGACCTGTGGCATCCCACCCGCGGCCTGGCCGTCGTGTGGGACGCAACACGACCGGCGATGGCG
Encoded proteins:
- a CDS encoding pyridoxamine 5'-phosphate oxidase family protein, with product MDSINRNQPEENRRDLAGAEAIERIKDIIDDAETGFFITGGGTGDSRGVRPMSVRETDDNGAIWYLGAIDSHTNQELQANPTVKLFFQAGENAGFLELDGHAEVSQDKARIKQLWEPLLKTWFTEGEDDPRIIVIKVTPKSGYYWDNKHGGIVAGAKMAIGAVIGKTLDDSIEGTLTF